One Bosea sp. 685 DNA segment encodes these proteins:
- the bcsN gene encoding cellulose biosynthesis protein BcsN, whose protein sequence is MSPSFPSRLRRATFAALTGVATLSAAGCSQPRDAAATQPLESLAGAPAAATWSALQPEAALLYLPDRRDRATALREQRPTQGVMQEIELPARGGTGRNLLTLAVHSATPVPGLFPGKPSEAGIKAEIAAAFPGRALRIVSQPRRNGFGPYGLAVATGPDGQRCVYAWQWLERDDKRVRDALGGAASWRARICRKTQTLDEIAAALDEIAIGLQPDIANAPAPSPARAANPTRTRAAQPAPATRQARSAEPAAALPSPAPDGQRYLAAVSSAQRPPAGPVGAQAMLDQSLPAEAYRGPMARTAQIPRPALREAAVPRSAIPVPD, encoded by the coding sequence ATGAGCCCTTCCTTCCCCAGCCGCCTCAGGCGCGCGACCTTCGCCGCACTCACCGGTGTCGCGACCCTCTCGGCCGCGGGCTGTTCCCAGCCGCGCGACGCAGCCGCCACGCAACCGCTCGAATCACTGGCCGGCGCTCCCGCCGCCGCGACCTGGAGCGCATTGCAGCCCGAGGCCGCGTTGCTGTACCTGCCCGACCGACGCGATCGCGCCACGGCACTGCGCGAGCAGCGCCCGACGCAGGGAGTGATGCAGGAGATCGAACTGCCGGCTCGCGGCGGGACCGGACGCAACCTGCTGACCCTCGCGGTCCATAGCGCCACCCCAGTGCCAGGGCTGTTCCCGGGCAAACCGAGCGAGGCCGGCATCAAGGCCGAAATCGCCGCGGCCTTTCCCGGGCGGGCGCTACGAATCGTATCCCAGCCGCGCCGCAACGGCTTCGGCCCCTACGGACTCGCCGTCGCCACCGGTCCCGACGGGCAGCGCTGCGTCTATGCCTGGCAGTGGCTCGAGCGTGACGACAAACGTGTGCGCGACGCACTCGGCGGCGCGGCCTCCTGGCGCGCCCGGATCTGTCGCAAGACGCAGACGCTCGACGAGATCGCCGCCGCGCTCGACGAGATCGCAATCGGCCTGCAGCCGGACATTGCGAACGCGCCCGCGCCGAGCCCGGCCCGTGCGGCCAACCCCACCAGGACGCGAGCCGCGCAGCCGGCGCCGGCGACCCGGCAGGCAAGATCAGCAGAGCCGGCTGCCGCCCTGCCGAGCCCGGCTCCCGACGGGCAACGCTATCTCGCCGCCGTTTCGTCCGCACAACGCCCCCCGGCCGGCCCAGTTGGCGCACAGGCCATGCTCGACCAGAGCCTGCCGGCCGAGGCTTATCGCGGCCCGATGGCTCGCACTGCCCAAATACCGCGCCCGGCGCTGCGTGAAGCCGCTGTGCCGCGCAGCGCCATCCCCGTTCCCGACTGA
- the bcsA gene encoding UDP-forming cellulose synthase catalytic subunit: MFALVTQPVSVSAQAALSLVVVAGLIIIGQLPRAAWSRYLFLTLGSAVLLRYLYWRVTATLPPLADPVGFGFGVVLLGAELFCAFVLAISLIINADPLRRKALPREDDATLPSVDVFIPSYNEDEAILAMTVAAAKAMDYPAEKLTVWLLDDGGTDQKCDDGDEAKAAAARRRRVSLQTLCRELGAVYLTRTKNEHAKAGNLNNGLAHSKAEIVVVFDADHAPFRQFLRETVGHFARDPKLFLVQTPHVFLNPDPIEKNLRTFQRMPSENEMFYGVTQRGLDKWNGSFFCGSAALLRRAALKTTGGFSGITITEDCETAFELHAQGWTSLYVDKPLIAGLQPETFASFIGQRSRWCQGMFQILMLKNPALRKGLKPIQRIAYLSSMTFWFFPVPRLIFMIAPLLHIFFDVKIFVSSVDETIAYTLSYVAVNMVMQSYLYGHVRWPWMSELYEYVQGVFLARAIVSVVASPRKPTFNVTAKGLSLENDHLSELAWPFFAIFALLALGVGTAVFRYLFEPGVTALMLVVGLWTGFNLLIAGVALGAVAERRQADRHPRLAIARHGRLIVAGQAIPVSIENVSAGGCAIAIAALPKGVNLEARETMGLLAIEPLAGNPERAPVAVRLSRVTQIGEAADCGLAFASLTTRDYPAVAELMYGDAGAIQRFLEGRRKPIGLVRGSARFALWGVTEPFRAVAYAFRKRPVATEAPAQAESAGPQPVPAFDPASFAGAIQALAAPLHLPEAAPARLDQASWFASITALSTPAGPERSATAPLLAGAA; encoded by the coding sequence ATGTTCGCGCTGGTGACCCAGCCGGTCAGCGTCTCCGCCCAAGCCGCGCTCAGCCTCGTCGTCGTCGCCGGGCTGATCATCATCGGGCAGCTGCCGCGCGCCGCCTGGTCGCGCTATCTCTTCCTGACGCTCGGCAGCGCCGTGCTGCTGCGCTATCTCTACTGGCGCGTGACCGCGACGCTGCCGCCGCTCGCCGATCCCGTCGGCTTCGGCTTTGGCGTCGTATTGCTGGGGGCGGAACTGTTCTGCGCCTTCGTGCTGGCGATCAGCCTGATCATCAACGCCGACCCCTTGCGCCGCAAAGCCCTGCCGCGCGAGGACGATGCGACGCTGCCGAGCGTCGATGTCTTCATCCCCTCCTACAATGAGGATGAGGCGATCCTCGCCATGACGGTCGCTGCCGCCAAGGCGATGGACTATCCGGCGGAGAAGCTGACCGTCTGGCTGCTCGACGATGGCGGCACCGACCAGAAATGCGACGATGGCGACGAGGCCAAGGCCGCCGCCGCACGGCGCCGCCGCGTCTCGCTCCAGACGCTCTGCCGCGAGCTCGGCGCCGTCTATCTGACGCGGACGAAGAACGAGCATGCCAAGGCGGGCAACCTCAACAACGGGCTGGCCCATTCCAAGGCCGAGATCGTGGTCGTGTTCGACGCCGATCACGCGCCGTTCCGGCAGTTCCTGCGCGAGACGGTCGGGCATTTCGCCCGCGACCCGAAGCTCTTCCTGGTGCAGACGCCGCATGTCTTCCTGAACCCGGACCCGATCGAGAAGAACCTGCGCACCTTCCAGCGCATGCCGTCGGAGAACGAGATGTTCTACGGCGTCACCCAGCGTGGGCTCGACAAATGGAACGGCTCGTTCTTCTGCGGCTCGGCGGCGCTGCTCAGGCGCGCCGCGCTGAAGACCACCGGTGGCTTCTCCGGCATCACGATCACCGAGGATTGCGAGACCGCCTTCGAGCTGCACGCCCAGGGTTGGACCTCGCTTTATGTCGACAAGCCGCTGATCGCGGGGTTGCAGCCGGAAACCTTCGCCTCCTTCATCGGCCAGCGCTCGCGCTGGTGCCAGGGCATGTTCCAGATCCTGATGCTGAAGAACCCGGCCCTGCGCAAAGGCCTGAAGCCGATCCAGCGCATCGCCTACCTCTCCAGCATGACCTTCTGGTTCTTCCCGGTGCCACGGCTGATCTTCATGATCGCGCCGCTGCTGCACATCTTCTTCGACGTGAAGATCTTCGTCTCAAGCGTCGACGAGACGATCGCCTACACGCTCTCCTACGTCGCCGTGAACATGGTGATGCAGAGCTATCTCTACGGCCATGTCCGCTGGCCCTGGATGTCGGAGCTCTATGAATACGTGCAGGGCGTCTTCCTGGCGCGCGCCATCGTTTCGGTCGTGGCCTCGCCGCGCAAGCCGACCTTCAACGTCACCGCCAAGGGGCTCTCGCTCGAGAACGACCATCTCTCCGAACTGGCCTGGCCGTTCTTCGCGATCTTCGCGCTGCTGGCGCTCGGCGTCGGCACGGCGGTGTTCCGCTATCTGTTCGAGCCCGGCGTCACCGCTCTGATGCTGGTCGTAGGCCTGTGGACCGGCTTCAACCTGCTGATCGCCGGCGTCGCGCTCGGCGCCGTCGCGGAGCGCAGGCAAGCCGACCGGCATCCCCGCCTCGCCATAGCGCGGCACGGCAGGTTGATCGTCGCAGGACAGGCGATCCCGGTCTCGATCGAGAACGTCTCGGCCGGCGGCTGCGCGATCGCGATCGCGGCGCTGCCGAAGGGCGTGAACCTGGAGGCGCGCGAGACCATGGGTCTGCTCGCGATCGAACCGCTCGCCGGCAATCCGGAGCGCGCGCCGGTCGCAGTGCGCCTGAGCCGCGTGACGCAAATCGGAGAGGCAGCAGATTGCGGACTTGCCTTCGCCAGCCTCACGACGCGTGACTATCCGGCGGTCGCCGAGTTGATGTATGGCGACGCCGGCGCGATCCAGCGCTTCCTGGAAGGTCGCCGCAAGCCGATCGGCCTCGTTCGCGGCAGCGCCAGATTCGCCCTCTGGGGCGTGACCGAACCGTTCCGCGCGGTCGCCTATGCCTTCCGCAAGCGCCCCGTCGCCACGGAGGCGCCTGCCCAGGCCGAGAGCGCCGGGCCGCAGCCGGTGCCCGCCTTCGACCCCGCCAGCTTCGCCGGCGCGATCCAGGCGCTGGCCGCGCCGCTGCACCTGCCCGAAGCGGCTCCGGCGCGGCTCGATCAGGCGAGCTGGTTTGCCAGCATCACGGCCCTCTCCACGCCAGCCGGGCCCGAAAGGTCCGCGACGGCCCCGCTGCTCGCCGGAGCAGCCTGA
- a CDS encoding glycosyl hydrolase family 8, whose protein sequence is MTAIWRALALAAGMLILIAAPFARGHAAESTRDTIALHNMLPNKEAWRAYKSRFVSESGRIVDTANGQISHSEGQGYGMLLAVAADDRTGFEAIWGWTRANLFVRGDELAAWRWEPDKRPAVADMNNATDGDLLIAWALTEAAEAWGDLSYRIAARRIAVEIGSKLILLKSSHGALLLPGMAGFSAEDRADGPVLNLSYYVFPAFARLPLVAPEFDWGGLSRAGLRLIEKARFGPAKLPSDWISLKSGEPLPADGFPAQFSYNAIRIPLYLAWAGFDQPRHHEGFLAAWDRREGRGLPLIDLARGQATLWLDERGYGALPALSACASKGTALPRALRTPQAGENYYPATLALLALTAARMRYPSCLQD, encoded by the coding sequence ATGACCGCCATCTGGCGCGCTCTGGCCCTCGCGGCCGGGATGCTGATCCTGATCGCTGCGCCCTTTGCCCGCGGCCACGCGGCCGAAAGCACGCGCGACACCATCGCCCTGCACAACATGCTGCCGAACAAGGAAGCCTGGCGCGCCTATAAGAGCCGCTTCGTCAGCGAAAGCGGCCGTATCGTCGATACCGCCAACGGCCAGATCAGCCATAGCGAGGGCCAGGGCTACGGCATGCTGCTGGCGGTCGCGGCCGATGACCGCACCGGCTTCGAGGCGATCTGGGGCTGGACGCGCGCCAATCTGTTCGTGCGCGGCGACGAACTCGCCGCCTGGCGCTGGGAGCCGGACAAGCGCCCCGCCGTCGCCGACATGAACAATGCGACCGATGGCGACCTCCTGATCGCCTGGGCGCTGACCGAAGCGGCGGAAGCCTGGGGCGACCTCTCCTACCGCATCGCCGCCCGGCGCATCGCCGTCGAGATCGGTAGCAAGCTGATCCTGCTCAAGAGCAGCCATGGCGCATTGCTGCTGCCCGGCATGGCCGGCTTCTCAGCCGAGGATCGCGCCGACGGGCCGGTGCTGAACCTGTCCTATTACGTCTTCCCCGCCTTCGCCCGGCTGCCGCTGGTTGCCCCGGAATTCGACTGGGGCGGCCTCTCCCGCGCAGGGCTCAGGCTGATCGAGAAGGCCCGTTTCGGCCCGGCCAAGCTGCCGAGCGACTGGATTTCCCTGAAGAGCGGCGAGCCGCTGCCCGCCGATGGCTTCCCCGCGCAGTTCTCCTACAACGCCATCCGCATCCCGCTCTATCTCGCCTGGGCCGGCTTCGACCAGCCGCGCCATCACGAGGGCTTCCTTGCCGCCTGGGACAGGCGCGAGGGGCGCGGCCTGCCGCTGATCGACCTGGCGCGGGGTCAGGCCACACTCTGGCTCGATGAGCGCGGATATGGCGCGCTGCCGGCGCTCAGCGCCTGCGCCAGCAAGGGCACTGCACTGCCCCGCGCTTTGCGCACGCCGCAGGCGGGCGAGAACTACTACCCGGCGACCCTGGCCCTGCTCGCGCTCACCGCCGCCCGGATGAGGTATCCGTCATGCCTGCAGGACTGA
- a CDS encoding response regulator yields the protein MTRRILLIEDEPLSQDIITALLRGQGYAVDVATDGFAALDRVRAVHYDAALIDYHLPEMDGYALGRLLREQHPSGDTGPVLIGLTADRNGLAARRGSDAVFRAILPKPIKPAELFEAIERLCDTAGRPSSAETPAQPGDARGAAAALWRSHGLGMPPRACASPAPTIEQSSALMLCFELVEPEQAQCVVLLERHGINEALRIAKLGRAKPRPIIGLSQDHADICDSLFRVDDPASWKTLANMLGGVAPGPAARIQTMPARVEPAAVAAAVADDSAADDIAASDIVMEEAESKKAEPEHAASRDIGKAHPDIAGSILRTLLLSGVRAPLDALRGELAAQQRSREASDPGQTLPGQLATLDSVLLITGTIADALNMPAARTREAAIFDPAELAENALAMIRDSRPPGAVRLSCRISDSVPRLLRGDVHRLSQAVLTLLDDACSGTEPAMLALHLGFDAEQGSLTLRLSHESGTSEPAQNEGVVALLRNLRLTMLGRLVQLMGGTLSQDGGQVLLTVPLENEANAPAQQDNNQASEPAHVLLIDDGATSGQVLTLLLTQKGHRVCRVGDSEAALFACRNARHDLVIFDLASGVEARLASLESVRQFQTSQADVPALVLANAFSTQEEARLRSWGVALTLAKPFSPEALGNAVAACRLKRAEPTRPASAAIDTRVRDALAQALGDQTVERLTGQLLAQIEALTDGSEITSEATSRLVELSGCASVLGLAELATHCAAPTGGVAIHGALQRLRTTLETQRLAAA from the coding sequence ATGACCCGCCGCATTCTGCTGATCGAAGATGAGCCGCTGTCGCAGGACATCATCACCGCGCTGCTGCGCGGCCAAGGCTATGCCGTCGATGTCGCCACCGATGGTTTTGCAGCTCTCGACCGGGTCCGCGCGGTCCACTACGACGCCGCGCTGATCGACTACCACCTGCCCGAGATGGACGGCTACGCGCTCGGCCGGCTGCTGCGCGAACAGCATCCCAGCGGCGATACGGGTCCGGTCCTGATCGGGCTGACCGCCGACCGCAACGGGCTTGCAGCCCGGCGCGGCTCCGACGCGGTCTTCCGCGCCATCCTGCCCAAGCCGATCAAGCCAGCCGAGCTGTTTGAAGCGATCGAGCGCCTCTGCGACACAGCCGGCAGGCCCTCCTCCGCCGAAACGCCTGCCCAGCCCGGCGACGCCCGCGGCGCGGCGGCGGCGCTCTGGCGCAGCCACGGCCTCGGCATGCCGCCGCGGGCCTGCGCCAGCCCGGCACCGACGATCGAGCAATCATCCGCGCTGATGCTTTGCTTCGAGCTGGTCGAACCCGAACAGGCGCAATGCGTCGTGCTGCTGGAGCGGCACGGCATCAACGAGGCGCTGCGCATCGCCAAGCTCGGCCGGGCTAAGCCACGGCCGATCATCGGCCTGAGCCAGGACCATGCTGATATCTGCGACAGCCTGTTCCGCGTCGATGATCCCGCCTCCTGGAAAACGCTCGCCAACATGCTCGGCGGCGTGGCGCCGGGACCAGCCGCTCGAATCCAGACGATGCCGGCACGCGTCGAACCAGCCGCCGTCGCTGCAGCGGTTGCCGACGATTCAGCTGCAGACGACATCGCGGCAAGCGACATCGTGATGGAGGAGGCCGAGTCCAAGAAGGCCGAGCCCGAGCACGCCGCGTCCCGCGACATCGGCAAGGCTCACCCCGACATCGCCGGCTCCATCCTGCGGACATTGCTGCTCAGCGGCGTCCGTGCGCCGCTCGACGCGCTGCGCGGCGAGCTTGCCGCGCAGCAGCGTTCGCGGGAGGCGTCCGATCCGGGGCAGACCCTTCCGGGGCAGCTCGCCACCCTGGACTCCGTCCTGCTGATCACCGGCACGATCGCCGACGCCTTGAACATGCCGGCGGCACGGACCCGCGAGGCCGCGATCTTCGACCCCGCCGAACTCGCCGAGAACGCTCTGGCGATGATCCGCGATTCGCGGCCGCCTGGCGCCGTGCGGCTGTCATGCCGGATCAGCGACAGCGTGCCACGCCTGCTGCGCGGCGACGTGCACCGGCTGAGCCAGGCCGTTCTGACGCTGCTCGACGATGCCTGCTCCGGCACTGAGCCGGCCATGCTGGCGCTGCACCTCGGCTTCGATGCCGAGCAGGGTTCATTGACGCTGCGGCTGAGCCATGAAAGCGGGACAAGCGAGCCCGCGCAAAACGAGGGCGTCGTCGCGCTGTTGCGGAATCTGCGCCTGACGATGTTGGGACGCCTCGTCCAACTGATGGGCGGAACCCTCTCGCAGGATGGAGGGCAGGTGCTGCTGACCGTTCCGTTGGAAAACGAGGCCAATGCGCCCGCGCAACAGGACAATAACCAGGCCAGCGAGCCCGCTCATGTGCTGCTGATCGACGACGGCGCGACCAGCGGCCAGGTGCTGACCCTGCTGCTCACGCAGAAAGGCCACCGGGTCTGCCGCGTCGGCGACAGCGAAGCGGCGCTCTTCGCTTGCCGCAATGCGCGGCACGACCTCGTCATCTTCGACCTCGCCAGCGGCGTCGAGGCGCGGCTCGCCTCGCTGGAATCGGTGCGCCAGTTCCAGACCTCGCAGGCCGATGTGCCGGCGCTCGTCCTGGCCAATGCGTTCTCGACGCAGGAGGAGGCCCGCCTGCGCAGCTGGGGTGTTGCACTCACCTTGGCCAAGCCGTTCTCGCCGGAGGCGCTCGGCAATGCCGTCGCGGCCTGCCGACTGAAGCGGGCCGAACCGACGCGCCCCGCGAGCGCAGCGATCGACACCCGCGTGCGCGATGCGCTGGCTCAGGCGCTCGGCGACCAAACCGTAGAACGCCTGACGGGCCAGCTCTTGGCGCAGATCGAGGCGTTGACCGACGGGTCGGAGATCACGAGCGAGGCGACGAGTCGACTGGTCGAGCTGTCGGGCTGCGCCTCCGTGCTGGGGCTCGCGGAGCTGGCGACGCATTGCGCGGCGCCAACGGGCGGTGTGGCGATCCACGGCGCGCTGCAACGCCTGCGCACCACGCTGGAGACGCAGCGGCTGGCCGCTGCTTGA
- a CDS encoding cellulose biosynthesis cyclic di-GMP-binding regulatory protein BcsB, with amino-acid sequence MRHGPAFAACLAGVALLATVAVRAQSFVGVGPVRSFVLPTEPRGESAPVPASVSGVPTPAPRSEILATDALRRLPATLRGFRFNGEWAQAEWPVYLTKAQARQPARFQLAFLSAISVMPEGSRLSLAINDKIVAQTELAPPDSVATRIFEIPAGLLNAGFNAVKITVEQRHRVDCSPAATYELWTALDPARSGLLFTGGSSRLGPETPADIAAIAPRGDGATPIRLLLAGKLTPESAGRAIRAAQIATLAGRMQHPAIEFVTTGRADPGLELAIGTAEELSGQANLADLGPVTGPRYGFLPARPERAATFVITGTSPADLDEALRRWDSERSSTAALTGSSAGLRALSTLPGFVASGASERIVFSQTGFASTEFSGRLMRLRLDVALPGDFLPADYDRMTLSLAGSHGRDLSRDAHVLVEVNGRNAATQMLAPGAAGSLERNQIFLPLSLMQPGQNRIEVLAQVPKPADETCVSPSASETRLQLLDRSELVLPRQARIGRSPELSLLAAGGYPFSREGARPILFVPAPDRPSMAAAATLAARLAVAAGKPIDFTFTMTPPTSDAGEVLLVAAAPLLDPAWIRGAGLDPERIRTSWQPTQTERRALPSEAEALARRCALPPARLATPVGSEPKPEAANGFTVLGLRASLPALPFWQPAEPPGAGSEAEIVTGRTALLVGQDFASEKDFSSSKAGHLWTLITAADADTLLAGVECLTHPEIWSGLSGRISALASDETLRFVPAGERQRFVATQGYDLANARLVAAGWLSLNPLAYVGIALALVLCLAASTLLLVLNTGRRQE; translated from the coding sequence ATGAGGCACGGACCCGCCTTCGCCGCCTGCCTTGCCGGCGTCGCACTCCTCGCTACGGTCGCCGTCCGCGCGCAGAGCTTCGTCGGCGTTGGCCCGGTGCGCAGCTTCGTGCTGCCGACCGAGCCCCGCGGCGAGTCCGCGCCCGTGCCGGCCAGCGTCTCCGGCGTGCCCACCCCCGCTCCGCGCAGCGAGATCCTCGCGACCGACGCCCTGCGCCGGCTGCCGGCGACACTGCGCGGCTTCCGCTTCAACGGCGAATGGGCGCAAGCGGAATGGCCGGTCTACCTAACCAAAGCGCAGGCGCGCCAGCCGGCCAGGTTCCAGCTCGCCTTCCTCTCGGCGATCTCGGTGATGCCCGAGGGCTCGCGGTTGAGTTTGGCGATCAACGACAAGATCGTGGCGCAAACCGAACTCGCCCCGCCGGATTCGGTCGCCACCCGCATCTTCGAGATTCCCGCGGGGCTGCTGAACGCCGGCTTCAACGCCGTTAAGATCACGGTCGAACAGCGCCACCGCGTCGACTGCTCGCCGGCTGCGACCTATGAGCTCTGGACGGCGCTCGACCCCGCGCGCAGCGGACTGCTCTTCACCGGCGGTTCCTCACGCCTCGGGCCAGAGACCCCGGCGGACATCGCCGCAATTGCCCCACGCGGCGACGGGGCCACACCGATCCGCCTGCTGCTCGCCGGCAAGCTGACACCGGAGAGCGCCGGCCGGGCCATCAGGGCGGCGCAGATCGCGACGCTGGCCGGACGCATGCAACATCCGGCCATCGAATTCGTCACGACCGGCCGCGCCGACCCCGGCCTTGAACTCGCGATCGGGACCGCCGAAGAGCTGAGCGGCCAGGCCAATCTCGCCGATCTCGGCCCGGTTACCGGCCCGCGCTACGGCTTCCTGCCGGCCCGGCCCGAGCGCGCCGCCACCTTCGTCATCACCGGCACGAGCCCCGCCGATCTCGACGAGGCGCTGCGGCGCTGGGACAGCGAGCGGAGCTCGACTGCGGCATTGACGGGATCATCGGCCGGCCTGCGCGCGCTCTCCACCCTGCCCGGCTTCGTCGCCAGCGGCGCCTCCGAGCGCATCGTCTTCAGCCAGACCGGTTTCGCCAGCACGGAGTTCTCCGGTCGGCTGATGCGGCTCAGGCTCGACGTGGCGCTGCCCGGCGATTTCCTGCCGGCCGATTACGACCGCATGACGCTGAGCCTGGCCGGCTCGCATGGCCGCGACCTGTCCCGCGACGCCCATGTGCTGGTCGAGGTCAACGGCCGCAATGCGGCGACGCAGATGCTGGCGCCGGGTGCGGCCGGCTCGCTCGAACGCAACCAGATCTTCCTGCCGCTCAGCCTGATGCAGCCCGGCCAGAACCGTATCGAAGTGCTGGCCCAGGTGCCGAAACCCGCCGACGAGACCTGCGTCTCGCCCAGCGCCAGCGAGACCCGGCTGCAATTGCTCGACCGCAGTGAACTGGTGTTGCCGCGCCAGGCGCGGATCGGCCGCTCGCCGGAACTGTCTCTGCTTGCGGCCGGCGGCTACCCCTTCAGCCGCGAGGGCGCACGCCCGATCCTGTTCGTGCCGGCCCCCGACCGCCCCAGCATGGCCGCCGCCGCGACGCTCGCCGCCCGCCTTGCCGTCGCCGCGGGAAAGCCGATCGATTTCACCTTCACGATGACGCCGCCCACCAGCGATGCCGGCGAGGTGCTGCTCGTCGCAGCCGCTCCGCTGCTCGATCCGGCCTGGATACGTGGCGCCGGGCTCGATCCGGAACGGATCAGGACATCGTGGCAACCGACACAGACCGAGCGGCGCGCACTCCCCTCCGAGGCCGAGGCGCTGGCCCGGCGCTGCGCGCTGCCGCCGGCGCGGCTCGCCACGCCCGTCGGCAGCGAGCCGAAGCCTGAGGCCGCGAACGGCTTCACTGTGCTCGGCCTGCGCGCGAGCCTGCCGGCGCTGCCCTTCTGGCAGCCGGCCGAGCCTCCCGGAGCCGGCTCCGAGGCCGAAATCGTGACCGGCCGTACCGCGCTGCTGGTCGGCCAGGACTTCGCCTCGGAGAAGGACTTCTCCTCGAGCAAGGCCGGCCATCTCTGGACCCTGATCACAGCCGCCGATGCCGACACGCTCCTGGCCGGTGTGGAGTGTCTGACGCATCCCGAAATCTGGAGCGGGCTCAGCGGCCGGATCAGCGCGCTTGCGAGCGACGAGACGCTGCGTTTCGTGCCCGCCGGCGAGCGCCAGCGCTTCGTGGCGACGCAGGGCTACGACCTCGCCAATGCCCGGCTCGTCGCCGCCGGCTGGCTCTCGCTCAACCCGCTCGCCTATGTCGGGATCGCGCTGGCGCTGGTTCTATGCCTTGCCGCCTCGACGCTCCTCCTCGTCCTCAACACCGGCAGGAGGCAGGAATGA